A stretch of DNA from Lawsonibacter asaccharolyticus:
GGCCATCTTCATGATATCTGCTACATGGTAGGATGTACCAACAAAGAGGCATGGTCCATGCGAAACCGCTTCCATGCCACCAGCGAAGAAATTGCCCATAAGCTGGAACATGCTTATGGCCACTATTCCGAAGCATATCAAAGGGTCGTAAAATATTCAACAGACGAAGAAATTTACGATTTTCAACTCAATCATGGATTTACCGAGGACATGTTAGCTTATTGCGCTGCATTCTGCCGGATGCAAAGTCTCCATGGCAGAAACCCGGTCTACTTCTATCGTCTGGAACGGGAATTGCCTGGCGACGATGCCGGCGCATTCCACGCATCGGAACATTGGTATGTGTTCCGTACCTTAGACCACTGCTGGCGTCCTTTTGACGGAAGTGATTATCAGTTGGCAAAAGCTGTCAGCAATTACTGGGCTAATTTTATCAAAAATGGTGATCCGAACGGAGGTACGCTACCAGTATGGACGCCCTATGACCGTACCTCACCAGCATATATGGCGCTGGATGTTCAGTCACATATGCAGCCACAGGTTACCAATGAAGCAGTTGACCTCCGGGTCAAATACTATTGTGGTGAATAGCTGCAGGTCGATGTGATCACACACCTATTCAACTCCACCTCGAAGCCTCATACATATGGTATTTTCAAACCCACAACATGGGCTGTATATCGTAGAAGCTGCATATCCGCCATCAAGCGGGGTCAACACATTGCATATCCAAGAAGCCCGCAGGTCACGCAAAGACCTGCGGGCTTTCTGTATCTCAGCATGGAGATGGTAAAGGTAGGTGGTGTGAGCTGTTTCCCTAGGTTTCAGAAATGGCGCGTTGGGAACCGATAGGAGGTGGGCCGCAGAGCGCAGCCGGTCAGCGAGGCAGGTCCTCCCAGCCTATCAGCCCATAGGCGGAACCGGCGGACTGGACCGCCCGCAGGATGGCCCGCTCCATGGTCAGGGCGGCCATGGCCCCCACCACATTGATGTCCCCCGGGACATCCCCCAGGGAGAGGGCATAGATGCTGTCCCCGTCTGCGGTGGTGTGGACCGGCCGGATAGCCCTGGCGTAGCCGTTATGGGCCATGCCGGCAAGCTTGGTCAAGGGCGTTTTATCAAACATCCCGTTGGTGACCACCACGCCTAGGGTGGTATTGCCCGCAAACAGATTTTCCGCCGGGGCGATGTCTGCAAACATCTCCTCCAAGGTGCAGGACAGGCTCGTCCTCTTCTCATTAAGCAGGCCGGCCGCCGGGCGTCCGTCGGGACCGTACACGTCCCCCAGGGCGTTCACCGCCACCAGCGCCCCCACCTTCAGAGGTCCGGTCTGGAGCGCATAGGTACCGAAGCCCGACTTCATCGCCCGGCCCATCCCCCGGTATTTCCCGATGGAGCAGCCCGTACCCGCCCCTACATTGCCCTCAGCGGGGGCAGAGCGCCCCGCATTCTCACAGGCCTGGTAGGCCATCTCGGCGGTAGGCCGTACCTCCTTGCTGCCCACCCCCAGGTCGAAGAGGCAGGACTGGCTCACCAGTGGTACCTTGGTCACCCCCACGTCAAAGCCGATGTCCCGCTCCTCCAGATACCGCTGGACACCCCCGGCAGCGTCCAGCCCGAAGGCGCTGCCGCCGGAGAGCAGCACTGCGTTGATCCCCTGGGCGGCAGCCACCGGGGCCAAGATCTGTGACTCCCGGGAAGCGGGGCCCCCTCCTCGGACATCCAGCCCGGCGGAGCTCATCCGGTCGCACAGGATCACCGTGCAGCCGGTAGCCGCCTCCAGATCCTGGGCGTGGCCCACCTGGAAACCGCCCACCTCCATGATCCCGATCTCTCTCATCATATCTCTCCCCTTCACTCCTTCAGCACGACCCGCAGGGCCTTGCACACCGAGCCGCTGATGACGCAGCCCACTGCGGCCTCGATCACGGCCTGAATGCCCACATAGGCGGCGGCAAACAGTAAAATGTTGTCCTGGAACTTGGCCATCAGCTCCTCGCCCAGCAGGACCTGGAGCGTGGGGGCGTTCAGGAAGATCAGGATCAGCACCGTCATATAGAACAGGGTGTTCAGCACCGGCGCCGCCAGCCCCCCGATGTAATAGGAAATGGTGTTCCCCCTGTCCAGCCTGCGGGCGGCCCGGTAGACCCAGCCCACGCACACCCCCATCAGGACACGGGGGATGATGCTATTCACAAAGCTCAGCACCACCACCACACCTCCGGTATAGCCGGCCAGGAACAGGGTGCTGAACCCGGTCTTGATGGCGGTGTAGAAGCTGATGCAGCCCATCACGCCCCCCAGGACGCCCCCAGCCAGCGGACCCAGCATCATAGCGCCCACGGCCACTGGTACCGTCATAATGGACGCGTACTGTCCGGGCAGTGGGATCATGGCCAATCCTGTGATGTTCATCATCAGCAGGATCCCCACCAACAGAGCCAATTCCATCAGATACGTGAGACTTGTTTTTGCCCTTACCATATTCAATTCCTCCTGCTGCCGCTCCGCCATCTGCGGATGCAGCGCAATTTTGGGGGCGCCCCCATCCGGGAAAACACCCTGACACAAAAGTCAAAGGCATTATACTCTAATTTTCCCTCTTTTTCAAGGCAAAATCAGCCGGGGCGCCGGACCGGAGGACCAGAAAAGCCCCGACGGTCCTGCGGCGCAGGACCGTCGGGGCGGACGCAGATATCCCGTCAGCGGCCCAGCCGGCTTTTGAAGGCGTTGTAGCCGTGGGCGGTCAGCTGCTCCAAACCCCCGGCGCTGTCCAGCTTCCAGAGATTGGGGAGAGGCATGCCGTTGAAGGTATTGTTTTTACAGGTGGTATAGATGGCCATGTCGCCGAGCAGGACCAGGTCGCCCTCCTGAAGGGGCCGGTCAAAGTCGTAGTCCCCGATCACGTCCCCGGCCAGACAGGTGGGGCCGGCCAGGCGGAACATATGGCCCTCCCCTGGCTCGGTACTGGCCCCCAGGATGGGGGGCTGGTAGGGCATTTCCAGCACGTCGGGCATGTGGCAGGCGGCGCTGACGTCCAAGATGGCGATCCTGACACCGCCGTTTTCCACCACGTCCAGCACCCGGCTGGCCAAATATCCGGCATTCAGGGCCACTGCCTCCCCAGGTTCCAGGTAGACATTTACCCCCCAGGACTGCTGGGCGTGACGGATACAGTCCTCCAGGGTGCCCAAATCATAGTCCGGGCGGGTGATGTGATGCCCGCCCCCCATATTGATCCATTTCATTTCGGGCAGAATGTCCCCGAACTTCTCCTCCACCGCCGCTAAGGTGGTTTTCAAATCGTCGGAGTTCTGCTCGCACAGGGTATGGAAGTGAATGCCGTCCAGCAGGGACAGGGTGGCCTCGTCCATCTCCTGGTCCCACACGTTCCGGGTCACCCCCATGCGGCTGCCAGGGGCGCAGGGGTCGTAGATGGCGTGGCCCTCCTGGGTGGAGCACTCCGGATTCACCCGCAGTCCCAGGCTTTTGCCCGCCTGCTTGCCCCGGGGCCCGAAGGCCTTCAGCTGGTGGATGGAGTTAAAGACGATGTGGTCGGCGTATTGCAGGAGCTCCTGAAACTCGTCCTCCCGGTAGGCCCCGCAGAACACGTGGACCTCCCCCTGGGGCATCTCCTCCTTGCCCAGCCGGGCCTCATAGAGGCCGCTGGCCTCGGTGCCCGCCAGGTACCGGGACAGGAGGGGGTAGAAATCGTAGTTGGAAAAAGCCTTCTGGGCCAGCAGCACCCGGCAGCCAGTACGCTCCGCCAGAGCGGCGAGCACTTCTCCGTTTTTCCGCAGCCGCTCCTCGTCGATGACGTAGGCCGGGGTGGGCAGCTGGGCAAACAGAGCCCGGGGGTCGTAGTTTGCCAGGCCCGCAAACTGGGGATCTTGTAAGGTCTTATATCCCATCAGTCCACCAGCACGGGGTCGTGGTCTTCGCTGCGGGGCAGGCCGTACTTGTCCAGGGCGTCCAGGAAGGGATCGGGATCAAACTCCTCCACGGTGTGCACGCCCTTCTGGGTCCACTTACCAGTGAGCAGCATGAGGGCGCCGCACATGGCGGGCACGCCGGTGGTGTAGCTGATGGCCTGGCTGGCCACCTCCCGATAGCACTCCTGGTGGTCGCACACGTTGTAGATGTAGTAGGTCTTTTCCCGGCCGTCCTTCTTGCCGGTGAAGATGCAGCCGATGTTGGTCTTGCCGTGAGTGCGGGGCCCCAGGCTGGCGGGGTCTGGAAGCAGGGCCTTCAGGAACTTGATGGGCACGATCTGCTGTCCCTCGAACTCCACGGGGGTGGTGGACAGCATGCCCACGTTCTCCAGACACTTCATGTGGGTGAGGTAGCTCTGGCCGAAGGTCATGAAGAAGCGGATACGGCGTACCTCGGGGATGTTCTCGGCCAGAGACTCGATCTCCTCGTGGTGGAGCAGGTACATGTCCTTCTCGCCCACCTGGTCGAAGTTGTACTCCCGCTTGATGCTCATGGCGGGGATCTCCACCCAGCGGCCGTCCTCCCAATAGCTGCCGGGGGCCGAGACCTCCCGCAGGTTCACCTCGGGGTTGAAGTTAGTGGCGAAGGGGTAGCCGTGGTCGCCGCCGTTGCAGTCCAGGATGTCGATGGTGTCGATGGTGTCGAACTCGTGCTTCTTGGCGTAGGCGCAGTAGGCCTGAGTCACGCCGGGATCAAAGCCGCAGCCCAGCAAGGCGGTGAGTCCGGCCTTCTCGAACTTCTCCCGGTAGGCCCACTGCCAGGTGTAGTCGAAGTAGGCAGAGAATCCCTTCTCCTTGCAGCGCTTCTCATAGGCGGCCTTCCACTCCGGCTCCTCAATGTCCTCGGGCTCGTAGTTGGCGGTGTCCATGTAATTGACGCCGCACTCCAGGCAGGCGTCCATGATGGTCAGATCCTGGTAGGGCAGGGCGATGTTCATCACCAGGTCGGGCTGGCAGCTCTTAATGAGGGCGACCACTTCTTCCACCTTGTCGGCGTCCACCTGGGCAGTGGTGATCTTGGTGGCAGTCTTGCCCGCCAGCTCGGCGGCCAGCTTGTCACACTTGGACTTGGTGCGGCTGGCGATGCACAGTTCGGTAAACACATCGCTGACCTGGCAGCACTTGCGGATGGCCACGTTAGCCACGCCGCCGCAGCCGATCACTAATACTCTGCTCATAATCACTTCTCCTTTGTTCTTCTCATTTTATACGCCCCGGTCCCCTCCAGGGGCCAGATATTGTGTTTTTTATTGGGACAGGGCCAGCAGCAGCTCCCTCAGCACCTTGCAGGCGGCGGCGGTGGACACGCCGCTCTGATCCAGCATGGGGGCCAGCTCGTTCACATCCGCCCCCACCACGTTGGTTTTGGCCACCATCTGAATGGCCTCCAGCAGCTGGGGGAAGGTGACGCCGCCCGCCTCGGGGGTGCCGGTTCCGGGGAAGGCGGAGGGGTCCAGGCAGTCCAGGTCGATGGTGAGATAGACCGGGGCCCGGCTGGCCTCCAGGGTCTGGACCAGCTCCTCCAGGCCGTCAAAGGTGAAGGGGTGCAGGTCCGTGTGCTCCCTGGCGAAGCGGAACTCCTCCCGTTCCCCGCTGCGGATACCGAACTGGTGGATGCGCCCGTCTCCCAGCAGGTCGTGGCAGCGGCGGATGACGCAGGCATGGCTGAGTTTCGCGCCCAGGTAGTCGTCCCGCAGGTCGGCATGGGCGTCAAAGTGGATGATATGTACGTCGGGCCAGCGCCGCTGGATGGCCCGGAAGCTGCCCAGGGTCACCAGATGCTCGCCCCCAAGCAGCACAGGCAGCTTGCCTGCGGCCAGAATCTCCTCCGCCCGGCTCTCAATGTCCAGCAGCGCCAGCTCCGCGCTGCCAAAGCACAGCTCCAGATCACCGCTGTCGAAGATGCGATAGTCGGTCAGGTCCTTGTCCTGGTAAGGGCTGTACGTCTCCAGGCCGAAGCTCTCATGGCGCATGGCGGAGGGGCCGAACCGGGCGCCGGGACGGAAGCTGGTAGTGGAGTCGAAAGGGGCGCCGAACAGAACGATGCGCGCTTTCTCAAAGCTGCTGTCGCAGCCGATAAAGGTCTCGATATTGGGATCCATCTTCACTCTACCTCCTTCAGCATCTCTTCCAAAAACGCCGGCAGGCAGAAGGCCCCCACATGCAGGCGGACGGTGTAATACTGCGTCTTCAAATGGAGCCCCAGCCACTTGTCCCGGTCGAAGTCATCCACCGGGTGATACTTCTTGCTGGCAAAGCCGAACAGCCAGTAGCCGGCGGCATAGGTGGGGATATGGGCCTGATACACCCGGCTGATGGGGAAAGTGCTGACGATGCGCTTGTGGCTGCGCTGCATGGCCTCCGCGTCGTGGCGGTAGAAGGGGCTGCCCTGCTGATTGACCATAATGCCGTCATCCCGGAGGGCGTTGTAGCAGATGCCGTAGAACTCCCGGGTAAAGTAGCCCTCCGAGGGGCCGAAGGGGTCAGTGGAGTCCACGATGATCAGGTCATACTGGGCGTGGCGGCGGCGGATGAACCGCAGGGCGTTGTCGAAGTAGATGTGCACCCGGGAGTCATCCAGGCGGCAGGCGTTCTCCGGCAGATAGCGCCGGCAGGCCTCCACCACCTGCTCGTCCATCTCCACCAGGTCGATGGACCGGATGCACTCGTACCGGGCCAGCTCCTTCACCACGCCGCCGTCCCCCGCACCGATGACCAGCACGTCCTGCACATGGGGGTGGACGGCCATAGGCACGTGGGTGATCATCTCGTCATAGATGAACTCGTCCCGCTCAGTGAGCATCACATTGCCGTCCAGGGCCAGGACCTTGCCGAACTCTGGGGTGTCGTAGATGTCGATCTGCTGGTACTCGCTCCGGTGGGAGTAGAGGTGCCGGTCCACCCGCATGCTGTGCTTCACGTCGGGGGTATGAAATTCGCTGAACCAGAGTTCCATTTACCGCGCCTCCTGTGTGAGTATGTTGATCTCCTCGATCTCCGGGTCCTCGGGTCCGGTCATAGAGCAACCCTTCTCCTTGGCGTAGCGGATGTAGTCCAGGATCTCCGCCGTGATCCGCTCCCCAGGGGCCAGGATGGGGATGCCGGGGGGATAGCACATAACGAATTCGCTGCACACCTGTCCCACACTGTCCTCCAGGCGGACGCTGCGCTTGTCCGCGTAGAATGCCTCCTGGGGGCTGGTGACCACCTCGGGGGCGATGTATTCCTGGTTCATCAGGCCGCTGCCGTCGGTTTGATAGCGGCGGCGGATCTCCGCCAGGGCGCTGACCAGCCGCTCCAGCTCCTGGGGCCGGTCCCCGATGGACAGATAGGCCAAGATGTTGCCGATATCCCCGAACTCGATCTGGATGTCGTACTCGTCCCGGAGCAGGTCGTAGACCTCGATGCCGGCCAGACCCACGTCCCGGGTGTGGACGCTGAGCTTGGTGGGGTCGAAGTCGAAGATGGAGTCGCCGTTGATGAGCTCCCGGCCGAAGGCGTAGTACCCGCCCACGGCGTTGATCTCCTCCCGGGCGTACTCCGCCATGGCGCACACCTGGCGAAAGACCTCCCGGCCGCGGAGGGCCAGGTTGCGGCGGCTGATATCCAGGCTGGACATCAGCAGATAGCTGCCCGAGGTGGTCTGAGTCAGGTTGATGATCTTCCGCACATGCCCCTCGTGGATGCCGGGGCCGATGAGCAGGAGGCTGGACTGGGTCAGGCTCCCGCCGCTCTTGTGCATGGACACGGAGGCCATGTCCGCCCCGGCTTCCATCGCTGACACCGGCATGTGGTCCCCGAAGTAGAAGTGGGTGCCGTGGGCCTCGTCCGCCAGGCAGTACATGCCCGCCTCGTGGGCCATTTCCACGATGGCCCGCAGGTCGCTGCAAATGCCGTAGTAGGTGGGGTTGTTCACCAGCACCGCCACAGCGTCTGGGTTCTCCCGGATAGCACGGGCCACCTGCTCCCGCTTCATGCCCAGGGAGATGCCCAGGCGCGGGTCCACCTCCGGGTTGACATAGACAGGGATGGCACCGCAAAGCACCAGGGCGTTGATGACGCTGCGGTGGACATTCCGGGGCATGATGATCTTGTCCCCCCGCTTGCAGGTGGACAGCACCATGCTCTGCACCGAGCTAGTGGTGCCCCCCACCATCAGAAAGGCGTGGGCCGCGCCGAAGGCGTCGGCGGCCAGCTCCTCCGCCTCCCGGATGACAGAGATGGGGTGGCACAGGTTGTCCAGGGGTTTCATGCTGTTCACGTCGATGCTGACACACTGCTCCC
This window harbors:
- a CDS encoding carboxylesterase, yielding MRNRFHATSEEIAHKLEHAYGHYSEAYQRVVKYSTDEEIYDFQLNHGFTEDMLAYCAAFCRMQSLHGRNPVYFYRLERELPGDDAGAFHASEHWYVFRTLDHCWRPFDGSDYQLAKAVSNYWANFIKNGDPNGGTLPVWTPYDRTSPAYMALDVQSHMQPQVTNEAVDLRVKYYCGE
- a CDS encoding saccharopine dehydrogenase; translated protein: MSRVLVIGCGGVANVAIRKCCQVSDVFTELCIASRTKSKCDKLAAELAGKTATKITTAQVDADKVEEVVALIKSCQPDLVMNIALPYQDLTIMDACLECGVNYMDTANYEPEDIEEPEWKAAYEKRCKEKGFSAYFDYTWQWAYREKFEKAGLTALLGCGFDPGVTQAYCAYAKKHEFDTIDTIDILDCNGGDHGYPFATNFNPEVNLREVSAPGSYWEDGRWVEIPAMSIKREYNFDQVGEKDMYLLHHEEIESLAENIPEVRRIRFFMTFGQSYLTHMKCLENVGMLSTTPVEFEGQQIVPIKFLKALLPDPASLGPRTHGKTNIGCIFTGKKDGREKTYYIYNVCDHQECYREVASQAISYTTGVPAMCGALMLLTGKWTQKGVHTVEEFDPDPFLDALDKYGLPRSEDHDPVLVD
- a CDS encoding agmatinase is translated as MDPNIETFIGCDSSFEKARIVLFGAPFDSTTSFRPGARFGPSAMRHESFGLETYSPYQDKDLTDYRIFDSGDLELCFGSAELALLDIESRAEEILAAGKLPVLLGGEHLVTLGSFRAIQRRWPDVHIIHFDAHADLRDDYLGAKLSHACVIRRCHDLLGDGRIHQFGIRSGEREEFRFAREHTDLHPFTFDGLEELVQTLEASRAPVYLTIDLDCLDPSAFPGTGTPEAGGVTFPQLLEAIQMVAKTNVVGADVNELAPMLDQSGVSTAAACKVLRELLLALSQ
- a CDS encoding spermidine synthase, yielding MELWFSEFHTPDVKHSMRVDRHLYSHRSEYQQIDIYDTPEFGKVLALDGNVMLTERDEFIYDEMITHVPMAVHPHVQDVLVIGAGDGGVVKELARYECIRSIDLVEMDEQVVEACRRYLPENACRLDDSRVHIYFDNALRFIRRRHAQYDLIIVDSTDPFGPSEGYFTREFYGICYNALRDDGIMVNQQGSPFYRHDAEAMQRSHKRIVSTFPISRVYQAHIPTYAAGYWLFGFASKKYHPVDDFDRDKWLGLHLKTQYYTVRLHVGAFCLPAFLEEMLKEVE
- a CDS encoding arginine decarboxylase, which codes for MKEEHTLDQNKAPIYEALQTFRQMRVVPFDVPGHKRGRGNPELTRFLGEQCVSIDVNSMKPLDNLCHPISVIREAEELAADAFGAAHAFLMVGGTTSSVQSMVLSTCKRGDKIIMPRNVHRSVINALVLCGAIPVYVNPEVDPRLGISLGMKREQVARAIRENPDAVAVLVNNPTYYGICSDLRAIVEMAHEAGMYCLADEAHGTHFYFGDHMPVSAMEAGADMASVSMHKSGGSLTQSSLLLIGPGIHEGHVRKIINLTQTTSGSYLLMSSLDISRRNLALRGREVFRQVCAMAEYAREEINAVGGYYAFGRELINGDSIFDFDPTKLSVHTRDVGLAGIEVYDLLRDEYDIQIEFGDIGNILAYLSIGDRPQELERLVSALAEIRRRYQTDGSGLMNQEYIAPEVVTSPQEAFYADKRSVRLEDSVGQVCSEFVMCYPPGIPILAPGERITAEILDYIRYAKEKGCSMTGPEDPEIEEINILTQEAR